The sequence below is a genomic window from Salvelinus fontinalis isolate EN_2023a chromosome 19, ASM2944872v1, whole genome shotgun sequence.
TGTGACCATGGACGGGAGGGTTTTGGGTCTTGCGCTATTTGGCTGAATTGCCTGTGTAGTGGATGAGAAATTCAGGTCGCACGTTGGCTTGATTATATCGCTGACGTCACCTTCCTTGAGATCTGAGGCCAATTGTCGCTCATGGAATGACAGACATGTCTCTTGCTCTGTTGGCTATAAGTGGTGTTGTGCAAAGTATTTTGAGTTTGAGCCCTGTTCAGGGGAACAGAATGAACTATATTGCGGTCTATAATTCACATTTCATTTGATGTGAATTGGAACCGTAGGGATGCATTCGTCTCCATGTGTTTATCACAAGAACCCTCCTCTTCTGATTCCGTTTACATGACTGAGGCTTGTGACCAAATGCACATGAACAGGAATGTTAGAAATGACCTTTAGATGATTCCACATGGCACGTGTGTCATTCAGAACTCATTGCTGAATGAGCACACCGTCCCTTGTTTAGAATACATGCACAGCTCTAGTATTCCTAGGGCAGTAAAATACCATTACTAAGCTATTGGATGAAATAACTGAACTTAACATATAAGCAAGCACCTTTATTTGATTAACAGGTATATAGTCGCATTTGTACTGTTTTCTTGCTAGTTTGTGGTCTTATACATTTACTAACAGTGGTTTAGAAAGGCAACTGCTAATGGAAACAATGGCATATGTATACAATACAAATTAGCAAACATATCAAAATCAGTTTTTACAACTTTTGTAGCAACCAATTCTTTCTATTGGTTTGCCATAGTGCAAACTGTGTTATTTGTAAGACAGAGTTTAAACGTGGTTTTAACATTCATActtttcaaaatatatttatctGTCTTAAACACATCTCAATGTGTAGACTGCATTCATTGTGCCTCCGGTTCAAGTCCTCCTGTCCAGTAATGTTGATTTACAATAAGAATAATTCAAGTGAGTAGGGCCGTACAGGCAGTTGAATGGTGGAAAAGCTATGATTAAAAGTTGAATAAGAATgcactgttgctgtgtgtgtgcatggcgtGTATGGCATTATGCATGAAGGCCAGTTCAGACCGAGACCTCAGCTATAGTTTTCCAAGCCCTTTCAAAAGTCGTTGAGGATTCCCGGTTTCACTCTCAAACATTGCTTATATGATTATCACACTGATAGGTAAGCGTAGCTGTAAAATCTTGGGGGgaaatgagtctgtgtgtgtgtgcacctatgTTTCTGAcccgggttgaaatatgatttgtTGTCTTTCCAGTACTTAAGCTGTGCTTGCctggtgcaatggaaccaatggattATTCCCCAAAGTGCAAACCCCACCTGTCTCCATCAAACagtcaaagtatttgaaagaaaacaaatactatttgaacccaggtctggtgtatGTGTGTCCATCCATGTCTGTATGTTTGAATAACTGGACGGAGCGTGTCACATTTAAACATTTTGTGGGAAAATGTGGCGTACTTTGGGCTACTACGTCCACTCCCAAGTCCAACAGGCGTCGTGTTCCTACATCCATGTGATTTTAGGCCATTGTGGCTGCAAACATGTGattggaggagggggagaaaaaaaaactgAACGAGACATGTCCGTGGTGGAAGCGCTGCTCAGCGAATGGACGGGCATTTCTTTAGCCGCTATTCTGGCTCTATTGCACCGTGTTCTGCAGAAAGCACTGGTAGTGGTGGATGGATCTGTCCCAAAGTCCAGGGTGGAGACCCTGGCTGAGCCCCTCCCCCTCACCGGCAGAGCTCTCGCTCACGAGCAGCCGCAGCGGTCCACCACCATGGAGGGGATCTTGCCGTAGATGATCTGCTCTTTGCGGTTGAAGTAGAGCATGTTGATGGGGGACATCTTGGTGGGGGTGCAGCAGGGCCCGGCGGTGCCGCGAGGGTTAGCCTTGTTCACCAGGTGGGTGTGGGGGTACTTCTGCAGGTGCATGTACTCGCACTCACCAGAGCAGTAGTTGGCCTTGTAGCGCTTGGGGGCAATAATCCAGTCCCAGCCAAAGTCTTCAAAGTCTACCGTGAGGGGGTAGCGGCAACAGCGGGACTCAGGGGAGTTCTCGTCACAGTCCAGGCCCGAGTCTCTCCTGGAGCGCTTCGGGCCCTCTGAAATCGTCACCTCCATGAAGGGTTGCTGTAAAGGCACAATACGGAATGGTTGAAAACATGAAACAGGCATTGCTTGATACATTGGGAAACATATTTGATTTTGCTTTTCCAATAAAACATTGCTGATCAAGGTTTCAAACCTGGTGTTGTGATACTTTGAGCcactgaaaatgtgtgtgtgtgtgtgtgtgtgtgttggtgtgtgggtgggtacttatatccttgtggggacctaaaatccccaaaagtccccacaaggatagtaaaacaaggaaagtTCTCCCTCGTCATGAGGACAtaggctattttaagcttaggggttaggtttaggggttagagtGACAATTATGGTAaggatttagggttaggagttcgGTTTGGGTTacaggttagggaaaataggattttgaatggaaaacaATTGTAGGTCCCCATGAGGATAGAagaacaaagtgtgtgtgtgtgtgtgtgtgtgtgtgtgtgtgtgtgtgtgtgtgtgtgtgtgtgtgtgtgtgtgtgtgtgtgtgtgtgtgtgtgtgtgtgtgtgtgtgtgtgtgtgaggctgtaGGCAATTACTCTGATTAGCACAGTCACACAGGACTTCAGGAATTTCTGGCCATGTAAATAATATGAACTTTTATGTAATCAGGTGATAGGACATGATATTATTGGTGGCCAGGGCAACTATTCTGTCATACATATACTCCTTTAATGAGGTATGTGTGTTTATACTAAAGATTCTAAAGTACTTTGAAAATGTGATTGTTAGCTAAACATAAAAGCACATGAGAGCAAATCTTAGGATGCCAAGACCCCTCTGATCAACAACTGGTATTTGATGCCAAATGAGTCTTGCCACACAATTTGACACAAACAAATGTATTTGCACTCTTGACAAGGGTGGTACGTGTTGATATTGCATCATTACGCATTAATACATGGGTTATGGATTATTTCACATAGATCCCACGGGGATAAATAAATTACAAAACTATTTGTAAATTGCTTCGATGGGAGATCAATCTAAACTCACCAGTCCTTCTCCCGCTTCTGCTGAGGTAACGGCCAGATCATTTCCCTTCGAGTCGAACGCATTAATCTCGATCCCCCAATTCGTCTCCGGCTGCCGCAGCCACACGGACAGCACTTGTTTCACGTCGATACTTTGCCAAGAGCTGACTCCTGCATTCACGTCGATCTTTAGAGACCGGATACCTATGTGCCTGCCCCCGTCCGTGACAGGCATCAGGCGGGAGATTTGCAGGAACACGGTGGTGACTTCGTCAGCTGGCAAAAGGTGCACCCATAACTGCGCATGAACTATGCGGTTCACCTGGATCTTCGAAGTAAAGGAGAATAAGCAACACTTGGGTTTCCGATCGACTTGGACGATGGATTGGGCTGGAGGAGAGAAAGTATAACATTAATTACAATATGGAAATTTCATCTCTATTTccacaatacaatttgatttataaACTAAATTAAATGACTGCAAAAAAACGTTTGCAGTTGTATTTAACAcaaaacacaattgtattttcgTTACAGAACCCCCTTGGTAAACcaatttcaaaaaatatatttaaagttACAATGTCATGACAAGTATTGATAAACTATAAAACACAACAATGTGTCTTCTCCAGGGTATCCTCCAATATAGCCTAGCCTATCTAGTTTTAGAACCTCCACACTCAACACCAGAGAGTGACACTGGCACATTATAAGATGGAACTTGGCTCGTACGTATTGTTCGTAAATTTACTGCGTATAATTTTATAGTGGTTTCAATttaacatgacattacagatCAAAACGAATTCATTATTCGTATGAAATTCCAACCTATTCTCAACATAGTGGTGCAAGTAATACGGGATCAGATATGCAAGTGCGCTCTGTGCCCAATGCGTAAAAACAGCTGCGGTCTGGTGCCTTTTTAACGTTATtaaacactgagtgtacagaacTTTAGGAActaacttcctaatattgagaacagcctcaatttgtcggggcatggactctacaaggtgtcgaaagcgtccCAAAgtgatactggcccatgttgactccaatgcttcccacagttgtgtcaagttggctggatgtcctttgggtgatcgACCATTCTTGTACACATTGGAAACTGTTGACcgtgaaaacccagcagcgtacactcaaaccggtgcgcctggcacctactaccataccacgttcaaaggcacttacgtattttgtctttcccattcaccctctgaaaggcacacatacgcaacccatgtctcaattgtctcaaggcttaaaaatcattatttaacctgtctcctccccttcatctacacgggTTGATGTTGattcaacaagtgacatcaataagggatcatagctttcgcctggattcacctggtcagtctatgtcatggaaatagcaggttgtcctaatgttttgtacactcagtgtatagttgCATTGAATAATAGTCTGTCAAACTTACGTTCAGTGGCCATTGTCATGATTGTTTCTGTGGTTGCATGTTCATCATCTTCTTCCATAACTCCATCCTTATTGTCATCTCCAAGAACATCGTACTGGTCAAGAAGTTGCTGCAAAGGTGGTGCCTTAGGCAGGAGCTGCTTGACAACATCTCGGCTGATATTGGGAGCTTGCTTGAGTCGTAGTTTGCTAAGAATTTGGGACTTGATGGCGTGTAATCTCATGTTTTTGATCTGCTGTCGGACCTCGCATGTTGAGCACTGCTCGCCGTCATCCGTGGCAGGGGGCTGGTGGTGCGCGGTTTGATCACCAAGACCCACTGGACCGAAAGCAACCATGAAACTGAGATAAATCAGAACCTGCGTCAGATGCATTATCTAAGGTGCGGAGTTAGCTATAAAATTGGAATCCCAAATGTAATATGTATTGGCGTGAAGACGGACTACAGAGTTGCCTGTGTTTGAAATCAGGCTCTACACTGATAGGTGTCATACTTTAATTCGGCAGCCCTTTTTATATTGCAACTTTGGCCTCTCTTTTGTGTCGTCAAAATCTATGATTGGTTGGGCTGGCAACAATGAATTTAACAGACAGACATTAACTGTATTTTTCTGTCAAACCTTAAAGAGGTACGCAATGGCAAGGT
It includes:
- the LOC129816377 gene encoding growth/differentiation factor 8 — translated: MHLTQVLIYLSFMVAFGPVGLGDQTAHHQPPATDDGEQCSTCEVRQQIKNMRLHAIKSQILSKLRLKQAPNISRDVVKQLLPKAPPLQQLLDQYDVLGDDNKDGVMEEDDEHATTETIMTMATEPQSIVQVDRKPKCCLFSFTSKIQVNRIVHAQLWVHLLPADEVTTVFLQISRLMPVTDGGRHIGIRSLKIDVNAGVSSWQSIDVKQVLSVWLRQPETNWGIEINAFDSKGNDLAVTSAEAGEGLQPFMEVTISEGPKRSRRDSGLDCDENSPESRCCRYPLTVDFEDFGWDWIIAPKRYKANYCSGECEYMHLQKYPHTHLVNKANPRGTAGPCCTPTKMSPINMLYFNRKEQIIYGKIPSMVVDRCGCS